A window of the Rhizobium brockwellii genome harbors these coding sequences:
- a CDS encoding iron chelate uptake ABC transporter family permease subunit — protein sequence MLDDFFVRAILAGVGLALTTGPLGCFIIWRRMAYFGDTIAHSALLGVALSLLFELNLTLAVFAVAALVSVLLLFLQKRQALSADALLGILSHATLAIGLVMVAFMSWVRIDLIAFLFGDILAVSTTDIALIWGGGLFVLLAMAWLWRPLLAATVNAELAEAEGLKPERARLFFTLLMAVVIAIAMKIVGIMLITSLLIIPAAAARRFSPTPEIMAVLASLIGAVAVVGGLFGSLTYDTPSGPSIVVAALILFILSLLPVRRHRAVMQGQGS from the coding sequence ATGCTTGACGACTTCTTCGTGCGCGCCATTCTTGCCGGCGTTGGTCTGGCGCTGACGACAGGGCCGCTCGGCTGCTTCATCATCTGGCGGCGCATGGCCTATTTCGGCGATACGATCGCCCATTCGGCGCTGCTCGGCGTCGCACTGTCGCTGCTCTTCGAACTCAACCTGACGCTGGCTGTCTTTGCCGTTGCCGCGCTCGTGTCGGTGCTGCTGCTCTTCCTGCAAAAGCGCCAGGCGCTGTCGGCCGATGCGCTGCTCGGCATTCTCTCGCATGCGACACTGGCGATCGGCCTCGTCATGGTCGCCTTCATGAGCTGGGTGAGGATCGATCTCATCGCCTTCCTGTTCGGCGATATCCTTGCCGTTTCCACGACCGACATCGCGCTGATCTGGGGCGGCGGGCTGTTCGTGCTTCTGGCAATGGCCTGGCTCTGGCGGCCGCTCCTGGCCGCGACCGTCAATGCCGAGCTCGCCGAGGCCGAGGGGCTGAAGCCGGAGCGGGCGCGGCTGTTCTTCACGCTGCTGATGGCCGTGGTCATCGCCATTGCCATGAAGATCGTCGGCATCATGCTGATTACCTCGCTGCTGATCATTCCGGCGGCTGCGGCGCGGCGCTTCTCGCCGACGCCGGAGATCATGGCGGTGCTCGCCTCGCTGATCGGGGCGGTCGCCGTCGTCGGCGGTCTGTTCGGCTCGCTCACCTATGACACGCCCTCCGGCCCCTCGATCGTGGTCGCGGCGCTGATCCTCTTCATTCTCAGCCTGCTTCCCGTCAGGCGCCACCGCGCGGTCATGCAAGGACAAGGCTCATGA
- a CDS encoding zinc ABC transporter substrate-binding protein has translation MKRALGPALKVLALRMPALAIPVLAIPALLFAGTMRAADAPVVVTSIKPIHSLVSAIMQGVGEPELIVDGAASPHTYNLKPSNARALQEAKVIFWVGPGLEAFLEKPLQALGRDASIAELDNAPGLVKLPFREGGAFEPHDDGDEHDSASGQHDEADAAHDADPGHDSDHGAFDTHLWLDPMNAKAMAAMITTTLVAADPANALTYQGNAKALDDRLDKLDTEIKGIVAPVKGKPFIVFHDAYQYFEHRYGIRVAGSITVSPETIPGAERVSEIHRKVGELGATCVFAEPQFQPRLVNVVIEGTRAKSGVLDPEAATLKAGPDLYFNLMRGIANSMKDCLSSA, from the coding sequence ATGAAACGTGCCTTGGGGCCTGCCCTTAAAGTCCTGGCCCTCAGAATGCCGGCCCTCGCAATCCCGGTCCTGGCGATCCCCGCCCTTCTCTTCGCCGGCACTATGCGAGCAGCCGACGCGCCTGTCGTCGTCACCTCGATCAAACCGATCCATTCGCTGGTGTCGGCGATCATGCAGGGTGTCGGCGAACCTGAATTGATCGTCGATGGCGCCGCCTCCCCACATACCTACAATCTGAAGCCGTCGAATGCCCGCGCCTTGCAGGAGGCCAAGGTGATCTTCTGGGTCGGCCCCGGCCTCGAGGCCTTTCTCGAAAAGCCGCTGCAGGCGCTGGGTCGGGATGCCAGCATCGCCGAACTCGACAATGCCCCCGGTCTCGTCAAACTGCCCTTTCGCGAAGGCGGCGCCTTTGAGCCGCATGACGACGGCGACGAGCACGACAGTGCTTCCGGTCAGCATGATGAGGCTGACGCCGCACATGATGCTGATCCCGGGCACGATAGTGACCACGGCGCCTTCGACACGCATCTCTGGCTCGACCCGATGAATGCCAAGGCCATGGCGGCGATGATCACCACGACACTGGTCGCCGCCGATCCTGCCAATGCACTGACCTATCAGGGCAACGCCAAGGCGCTGGACGACAGGCTGGATAAGCTCGATACCGAGATCAAGGGCATCGTCGCTCCCGTCAAGGGCAAGCCCTTCATCGTCTTCCACGATGCCTACCAGTATTTCGAGCACCGCTACGGCATCCGCGTCGCCGGCTCGATCACCGTCAGCCCGGAAACCATTCCCGGCGCCGAGCGTGTTTCGGAAATCCACCGCAAGGTCGGTGAACTCGGCGCCACCTGCGTCTTTGCCGAACCGCAGTTCCAGCCGCGCCTCGTCAATGTGGTCATCGAAGGCACGCGCGCCAAGTCAGGCGTGCTCGATCCAGAAGCGGCAACACTGAAGGCCGGTCCCGATCTCTACTTCAACCTCATGCGCGGCATCGCCAACAGCATGAAGGACTGCCTCTCCAGCGCATGA
- the znuC gene encoding zinc ABC transporter ATP-binding protein ZnuC, which produces MLSPAKTPAGIRAEPLVSLENVGVLRNGRWLVRGVDFSVSRGEIVTLIGPNGSGKSTSAKAAIGVLKPDEGRVERKAGLKVGYVPQKLTIDWTLPLSVRRLMTLTGPLPERDMLSALESAGIAHMLDAEVQHLSGGEFQRALMARAIARKPDLLVLDEPVQGVDFSGEIALYDLIKSIRNATGCGILLISHDLHVVMAETDTVICLNGHVCCRGTPESVSRSPEYVRLFGSRAAQTLAVYSHHHDHTHLPDGRVQHADGTVTDHCHPDDGHHAHEHGHPGHEHPDHAHPHAHEAGERHA; this is translated from the coding sequence ATGCTCTCTCCCGCAAAGACCCCCGCTGGTATCAGGGCCGAACCGCTGGTTTCGCTTGAAAATGTCGGCGTTCTGCGCAATGGCCGCTGGCTGGTGCGCGGCGTTGATTTTTCCGTTTCGCGCGGCGAGATCGTCACGCTGATCGGGCCGAACGGCTCGGGCAAGTCGACGAGCGCCAAGGCAGCGATCGGCGTGTTGAAGCCCGACGAGGGCAGGGTAGAGCGCAAGGCTGGCCTCAAGGTCGGTTATGTCCCGCAGAAGCTCACGATCGACTGGACGCTACCGCTTTCGGTGCGCCGGCTGATGACGCTGACCGGACCGCTGCCGGAGCGCGATATGCTCTCGGCGCTCGAATCCGCCGGTATCGCCCATATGCTCGATGCCGAGGTCCAGCATCTTTCCGGCGGGGAGTTCCAGCGGGCGCTAATGGCTCGGGCGATAGCCCGCAAGCCCGATCTGCTGGTCCTCGATGAGCCGGTGCAGGGGGTCGATTTTTCCGGGGAGATCGCCCTCTACGACCTCATCAAGTCGATCCGCAATGCGACGGGCTGCGGCATCCTGCTGATCTCGCACGATCTCCACGTCGTCATGGCCGAGACCGACACGGTCATCTGCCTTAACGGCCATGTCTGCTGCCGCGGCACGCCCGAGTCCGTCAGCCGCAGCCCGGAATATGTGCGCCTGTTCGGCAGTCGGGCGGCGCAGACGCTGGCCGTCTACAGCCATCACCACGATCATACGCACCTGCCGGACGGCCGGGTGCAACATGCCGATGGCACGGTGACCGATCATTGCCACCCCGACGACGGCCATCACGCGCATGAGCATGGGCATCCCGGTCACGAACATCCTGACCATGCCCATCCGCACGCGCATGAAGCGGGAGAGCGCCATGCTTGA
- a CDS encoding Fur family transcriptional regulator: MTTPQLTKNQSLVFDVLEKAEGPLSAYTILDKLRDHGFRAPLQVYRALEKLLEYGVVHRLESINSFVACAHPGDDCHSHGIVAFAICESCGQVTEFHDHDVDHRLMEWVRGQKFKPEKTTIEIRGLCEACAA; the protein is encoded by the coding sequence ATGACGACACCGCAATTGACCAAGAACCAGTCGCTGGTCTTCGACGTGCTCGAAAAGGCCGAAGGGCCGCTCAGCGCCTACACCATCCTTGACAAGCTGCGCGACCACGGTTTTCGCGCGCCGCTGCAGGTCTACCGGGCGCTGGAGAAGTTGCTCGAATATGGCGTCGTCCACCGGCTCGAAAGCATCAACTCCTTCGTCGCCTGCGCCCATCCGGGCGACGACTGCCACAGCCACGGCATCGTCGCCTTCGCTATTTGCGAAAGCTGCGGCCAGGTGACCGAGTTCCACGACCACGACGTCGACCACCGACTGATGGAATGGGTGCGCGGGCAGAAGTTCAAGCCCGAGAAAACGACGATCGAGATCCGCGGTCTATGTGAGGCTTGCGCGGCGTAA